The following proteins are encoded in a genomic region of Nitratireductor sp. GISD-1A_MAKvit:
- a CDS encoding DMT family transporter: protein MSAGATPKDNLRAGAWLLADMGLNIWAISIVKALGAGYPPWQLVFLRALVGFCVILPWLAHQRSVLTRIDHVPLHLLRVFLSAVALTGGFYAVAHLPLALYMTMNFTRPVVLVALSAVILREAVSGSRWLAAALGLVGAFIAASPANVPWTPALLAALAAVLAGTGAIIVTRQLKGTPPVVMMLFYTGGLALITAFPALSGWQPVAAGHWPFLLAVGLFSQAAQFCFLRAHWLGDAGFLGPLGYSSLILSGLVGYVFFGEIPSLNTVIGALIIVLATGFLTLRTARLRSHAASGS from the coding sequence GTGAGTGCTGGAGCAACTCCGAAGGACAATCTGCGCGCCGGGGCCTGGCTTCTGGCGGATATGGGCCTCAACATCTGGGCCATATCCATCGTCAAGGCGCTGGGGGCCGGCTATCCACCCTGGCAGCTCGTTTTTCTCCGCGCATTGGTCGGTTTCTGCGTGATCCTGCCATGGCTGGCGCACCAGCGATCCGTCCTTACTCGGATCGACCATGTGCCGCTGCATCTGTTACGGGTTTTCCTGTCGGCTGTGGCGCTGACAGGCGGCTTCTACGCGGTCGCGCATCTGCCGCTGGCGCTCTACATGACGATGAATTTCACCCGGCCCGTGGTTCTGGTGGCGCTTTCGGCGGTGATCCTGCGTGAAGCGGTTTCCGGCTCGCGCTGGCTGGCGGCTGCGCTGGGACTGGTGGGGGCGTTCATAGCCGCAAGTCCGGCCAACGTGCCCTGGACACCGGCGCTTCTGGCCGCACTCGCCGCTGTTCTGGCCGGTACGGGTGCAATCATTGTCACGCGGCAGCTCAAGGGCACGCCGCCGGTCGTCATGATGCTGTTTTACACCGGTGGGCTGGCGCTCATCACCGCTTTTCCGGCGCTCTCTGGCTGGCAGCCGGTTGCGGCTGGGCATTGGCCGTTTCTTCTGGCGGTGGGGTTGTTTTCGCAGGCCGCGCAATTCTGTTTCCTGCGCGCCCACTGGCTGGGCGATGCCGGGTTTCTGGGACCGCTCGGTTATTCGAGCCTCATCCTGTCGGGGCTTGTCGGCTATGTCTTCTTTGGTGAGATCCCCAGTCTCAACACGGTGATCGGTGCCTTGATCATCGTGCTTGCCACAGGGTTCCTTACATTGAGAACGGCGCGGCTCAGGAGCCACGCCGCCTCGGGAAGCTGA
- a CDS encoding PIG-L family deacetylase, translated as MPVSDQERIAAQLRNPRIVKLWQALAPLKSCVSFMNTGAHPDDETSQMLAALALRDGISLSFACANRGEGGQNAIGSELTHDLGVVRTAEMERAADVLNLNLYWLSETPDDTIFDFGFSKRGTETLEKWGRERTLKRFVEIIRTERPDIICPTFLDVPGQHGHHRAMTELAHDVVCAAADPEFPGVDLPVWRVKKLYLPAWSGAGDNYDDDLPPPKATLTVKGAGEDPVTGWSWAQIGEQSRAFHLTQGMGRWVPHGQERDWPLHLVRSEVNGPDDRITDGLPATLADLASFAGAPEIADDLKAAQTACDAALAAFPDIEAVAQQAALALKAVRAARDACPDRARDEVHHRLAAKEMQLSHIMRIASGVEVRAWLERDVLRPGDHVALTIESSGPVAEVSPVLPEGWRFADGAVHVPVDAESTDCYPATYRPGVARLPAIRVGVTVDEVSSETLLPLERAPVVLPARSAALSPDRALINTAAATRQIDLRVCELYPHSGKVGLELPSGWSAKSVAGGFLVEAPKDIASGLYDVSLQIDGTPAETVKRISYPHTGERARAFPAQLSVRVLDVALPDVRVGYVGGGNDRVGHWLRALGLDVTELADSEITQEGLKNLDTIVVGIFAMRARPALKNAMPVLHRWVEAGGNLVTLYHRPWDDWDPETVPVRRLEIGKPSLRWRVTDENAEVTHLLPDHALLNTPNRIVAEDWKGWHKERGLYFARSWDEVYEPLLSMADPDEVPHEGSLLSARIGKGRHTHVALILHHQMEKLVPGAFRLMANLVARP; from the coding sequence ATGCCCGTTTCCGATCAGGAGCGTATAGCCGCACAGCTGCGCAATCCGCGCATTGTCAAACTGTGGCAGGCCCTGGCACCGCTGAAATCCTGCGTCTCCTTCATGAACACGGGCGCACACCCCGACGACGAGACATCGCAAATGCTGGCGGCACTGGCCCTGCGCGATGGCATTTCGCTCTCCTTTGCCTGCGCAAATCGCGGCGAGGGCGGACAGAATGCCATCGGCTCCGAGCTAACGCATGACCTGGGGGTGGTGCGCACGGCGGAAATGGAGCGCGCGGCCGATGTGCTGAACCTCAATCTCTACTGGCTATCGGAAACACCCGACGACACGATCTTCGATTTCGGCTTTTCAAAACGCGGCACCGAAACGCTTGAAAAATGGGGTCGCGAGCGCACGCTCAAGCGCTTTGTCGAGATCATCCGCACCGAGCGACCGGACATCATCTGCCCCACATTCCTGGACGTGCCGGGGCAGCATGGGCATCACCGGGCGATGACCGAGCTTGCCCATGACGTGGTTTGCGCTGCCGCCGACCCGGAATTTCCGGGCGTGGATCTTCCGGTCTGGCGGGTGAAGAAGCTCTACCTGCCGGCATGGTCGGGCGCAGGCGACAATTACGATGACGATCTGCCGCCACCCAAAGCCACGCTGACGGTCAAGGGTGCGGGCGAAGACCCGGTAACCGGGTGGAGCTGGGCGCAGATCGGCGAGCAGTCGCGCGCCTTCCATCTGACGCAGGGCATGGGCCGCTGGGTGCCTCACGGGCAGGAGCGCGACTGGCCACTGCATCTGGTACGATCCGAGGTGAATGGTCCCGATGACCGGATCACGGACGGGCTTCCGGCCACACTGGCCGATCTGGCTTCTTTTGCCGGTGCGCCTGAAATTGCCGACGACCTGAAAGCGGCGCAGACGGCCTGCGATGCAGCACTGGCCGCGTTTCCGGATATCGAAGCGGTGGCGCAGCAGGCGGCCTTGGCCCTCAAGGCGGTGCGTGCTGCCCGCGATGCCTGCCCCGACAGGGCACGAGACGAGGTTCACCACCGCCTCGCGGCAAAGGAAATGCAGCTTTCTCACATCATGCGGATTGCCAGTGGCGTGGAGGTGCGCGCCTGGCTCGAACGCGATGTCCTGCGGCCCGGCGATCATGTCGCGCTGACCATTGAAAGCTCCGGTCCCGTTGCGGAGGTGTCGCCGGTTCTGCCGGAAGGCTGGCGCTTTGCGGATGGTGCCGTTCACGTGCCGGTCGACGCCGAAAGCACGGACTGTTATCCGGCCACATACCGTCCCGGTGTTGCGCGCCTTCCGGCCATCCGTGTCGGCGTGACCGTCGATGAAGTCTCGTCGGAGACGCTTTTGCCGCTGGAACGGGCGCCGGTCGTGCTTCCTGCACGCTCGGCAGCACTCTCTCCCGACCGTGCTCTGATCAACACAGCGGCAGCCACCCGCCAGATCGATCTGCGCGTTTGCGAGCTTTATCCGCATTCGGGGAAAGTGGGGCTGGAATTGCCTTCCGGTTGGTCCGCAAAGTCCGTTGCGGGCGGTTTTCTCGTGGAAGCGCCGAAAGACATTGCGTCGGGCCTCTACGATGTTTCCCTTCAGATCGACGGGACGCCCGCCGAAACTGTCAAGCGGATCAGTTATCCACATACCGGCGAACGCGCGCGCGCGTTTCCGGCGCAGCTTTCCGTGCGGGTTCTGGATGTGGCACTGCCGGATGTGCGGGTGGGCTATGTCGGTGGTGGCAACGACCGCGTGGGTCACTGGCTCAGGGCTCTCGGCCTCGATGTGACCGAGTTGGCGGACAGCGAGATCACGCAAGAAGGGTTGAAGAATCTCGACACGATTGTGGTGGGTATATTCGCCATGCGTGCACGACCGGCGCTCAAAAATGCCATGCCGGTGCTGCATCGCTGGGTGGAGGCGGGTGGCAATCTTGTCACGCTCTATCACCGCCCGTGGGATGACTGGGATCCGGAGACCGTGCCGGTGCGCCGGCTCGAAATCGGCAAGCCATCGCTGCGCTGGCGGGTGACCGATGAGAATGCCGAGGTGACCCATCTCCTGCCTGATCATGCGTTGCTGAACACGCCCAACCGCATTGTCGCCGAGGACTGGAAGGGCTGGCACAAGGAGCGGGGCCTTTACTTCGCCAGGAGCTGGGACGAGGTCTATGAACCGCTTCTTTCGATGGCCGATCCCGATGAGGTACCGCATGAGGGCTCGCTCCTTTCTGCCCGCATCGGCAAGGGGCGGCACACCCATGTGGCACTCATCCTGCACCATCAGATGGAGAAGCTTGTGCCGGGTGCGTTCCGCCTGATGGCGAACCTCGTGGCAAGGCCGTGA
- the argH gene encoding argininosuccinate lyase — MSLNEKFPHPVYKDTVLAPLFEGVKANYVGAFRAINRAHLVMLTETDILAREDAKRIAAALVDIDETVDVDALTYTGEVEDYFFLVEAELKKRLGPDLAGMLHTARSRNDMDHTVFKLTLKHHADTLIGKAHSLASALIAKAEAERDTLIVAYTHGQPAQPSTFGHYLSAAVEVLLRDIERLQAARANIDHCPMGAAAITTSGFPIDRARMADLLGFSEPLRNSYGCIASVDYVTGLYSAMKLTFLHLGRLIQDMQFWSAFEVGQLHVPGSLVQISSIMPQKRNPVPIEHLRHLASMTCGRADAVVNTMHNTPFTDMNDSEGEVQVAGYAAFQSGARVLDLLAALVSAVSIDGDRVAKNIDAACITVTELADTLVRREGLSFRQAHEIAATTARAVIAAGKPLGEGHDAFSKAFRELTGRDSTLDPAAYGEAVSARHFVAVRERFGGPGPEAMNEALQTYRATLTRLSEQQAADLARAEKAGAALDAAFGALLQE, encoded by the coding sequence ATGAGTCTGAACGAGAAATTCCCCCATCCCGTCTACAAGGACACGGTGCTGGCACCGCTCTTTGAAGGCGTGAAGGCCAATTATGTGGGTGCGTTCCGCGCCATCAACCGGGCGCATCTGGTGATGCTGACGGAAACCGACATCCTTGCCCGCGAGGATGCGAAACGCATCGCAGCCGCCCTCGTCGACATTGACGAAACTGTCGATGTCGACGCCCTCACCTATACCGGCGAGGTGGAAGACTATTTCTTCCTCGTCGAGGCGGAGCTCAAAAAGCGGCTTGGGCCGGATCTTGCCGGCATGCTGCACACGGCCCGCTCGCGCAACGACATGGACCACACGGTCTTCAAGCTCACCTTGAAGCACCATGCCGACACGCTGATCGGCAAGGCGCATTCGTTGGCCTCAGCCCTCATCGCCAAGGCCGAAGCCGAACGCGACACGCTGATCGTTGCCTACACGCACGGCCAGCCGGCCCAGCCCTCCACCTTCGGCCACTATCTGTCGGCGGCCGTCGAGGTGCTTCTGCGCGACATCGAGCGCCTGCAGGCCGCCCGCGCCAATATCGATCATTGCCCAATGGGGGCTGCCGCCATCACCACCAGCGGCTTCCCCATCGACCGCGCCCGCATGGCCGATCTTCTGGGCTTTTCCGAGCCGCTGCGCAATTCCTATGGCTGCATTGCATCCGTTGACTATGTCACCGGCCTCTACAGCGCGATGAAGCTCACTTTCCTGCATCTCGGGCGCCTGATCCAGGACATGCAGTTCTGGTCGGCCTTCGAGGTGGGACAGCTTCATGTGCCCGGCAGTCTCGTGCAGATTTCATCCATCATGCCGCAGAAGCGCAATCCCGTGCCCATCGAGCATCTGCGCCATCTTGCGTCGATGACCTGCGGGCGCGCGGACGCGGTCGTCAACACGATGCACAACACGCCCTTCACCGACATGAACGACAGCGAGGGCGAGGTTCAGGTGGCCGGATATGCGGCTTTCCAGAGCGGCGCACGCGTCCTCGATCTTCTGGCAGCGCTCGTCAGCGCCGTCTCCATCGATGGTGACCGCGTGGCGAAAAATATCGATGCCGCCTGCATCACGGTGACCGAACTCGCCGACACGCTGGTGCGCCGCGAGGGGCTCTCTTTCCGGCAGGCACACGAAATCGCAGCCACCACGGCCCGCGCCGTCATTGCCGCCGGCAAACCGCTTGGCGAAGGTCATGACGCCTTCTCTAAGGCCTTCCGGGAACTGACCGGGCGCGACAGCACGCTCGACCCCGCAGCCTATGGCGAGGCCGTCAGCGCACGCCATTTCGTTGCGGTGCGCGAGCGTTTCGGCGGTCCGGGACCCGAAGCCATGAACGAGGCGCTTCAAACCTATCGCGCCACCCTCACCCGCCTTTCAGAACAACAGGCAGCGGACCTTGCCCGCGCCGAAAAAGCCGGAGCCGCGCTCGACGCCGCTTTCGGCGCTCTCTTGCAGGAGTAG
- a CDS encoding extracellular solute-binding protein, with protein sequence MKLNRLRTFMLGAATAAMTMAAGSASAVEIEYWQYFFEARVNAMDKLIENFEAANPDITVKMTHFPYDSYRTKVAAAIPAGQGPDVVQLFYGWLNDYVEAELIQPLPAETFPPEKIEEEFFPMVKAMRMGDSYWALPTAVRSLALFYNKRMFDEAGIENPPANLDELVETAKKLTKKDGAGNLTAVGLTTGMTAQDHHWIREVLIRQFGGEPYLDNYKTVNYNNEAGLKAFGFYNDLQAKHGVTKAAFMDEPQAAFKAGRAGMHIDGSFRIGALESVRGLKWGVAELPAGPDGTKSNYSSYWVNAITSKAEGEKFDAAVKFMEYLTSDEAMQIWLETVGELPAKPSAAMTDENVNHPVYGPFIKGLEYAKTTVFANESAQRQAMVDMMQRIELQGQALEESVSQAAEEEQKVLDEYYKK encoded by the coding sequence ATGAAACTCAACAGACTACGGACCTTCATGCTGGGTGCCGCAACGGCAGCCATGACCATGGCCGCAGGCAGCGCATCAGCGGTCGAGATCGAGTACTGGCAGTATTTCTTCGAAGCCCGCGTCAATGCGATGGACAAGCTGATCGAGAATTTCGAGGCAGCCAATCCCGACATCACCGTCAAGATGACGCATTTCCCCTATGACAGCTATCGCACCAAGGTTGCCGCGGCCATTCCCGCCGGACAGGGCCCCGACGTCGTCCAGCTCTTCTATGGCTGGCTCAACGACTATGTGGAAGCCGAGCTGATTCAGCCCCTGCCGGCCGAAACGTTCCCGCCGGAAAAGATCGAGGAAGAGTTCTTCCCCATGGTCAAGGCCATGCGGATGGGCGACAGCTACTGGGCCCTGCCAACCGCAGTGCGCTCGCTGGCGCTCTTCTACAATAAGCGCATGTTCGATGAAGCCGGCATCGAGAACCCGCCGGCCAATCTCGACGAGCTTGTCGAAACCGCGAAGAAACTCACCAAGAAGGACGGTGCGGGCAATCTGACCGCCGTCGGCCTGACCACCGGCATGACCGCGCAGGACCATCACTGGATCCGCGAAGTGCTGATCCGCCAGTTCGGCGGCGAGCCCTATCTGGATAACTACAAGACCGTCAACTACAACAATGAGGCCGGGCTGAAAGCCTTTGGTTTCTATAATGATCTGCAGGCCAAGCATGGCGTGACCAAGGCTGCCTTCATGGACGAGCCGCAGGCCGCCTTCAAGGCAGGCCGCGCCGGCATGCACATTGACGGTTCCTTCCGCATCGGCGCGCTGGAAAGCGTGCGCGGTCTCAAATGGGGCGTGGCCGAGCTTCCCGCCGGGCCCGATGGCACCAAATCGAACTATTCCTCCTACTGGGTGAACGCAATCACCTCCAAGGCGGAAGGCGAGAAGTTCGATGCCGCCGTCAAGTTCATGGAGTACCTCACCTCCGACGAGGCCATGCAGATCTGGCTTGAGACCGTCGGCGAACTGCCAGCCAAGCCGTCTGCCGCCATGACCGACGAAAACGTCAACCACCCGGTCTATGGCCCCTTCATCAAGGGTCTGGAATACGCAAAGACCACCGTTTTCGCCAATGAAAGCGCCCAGCGTCAGGCCATGGTGGACATGATGCAGCGCATCGAACTGCAGGGTCAGGCGCTTGAAGAGAGCGTCTCGCAGGCCGCCGAGGAAGAGCAGAAAGTCCTCGACGAATACTACAAGAAATAA
- a CDS encoding tripartite tricarboxylate transporter TctB family protein — MSDRIFGAFGFLLAAFYIWQATQIELSFISDPFGPKAFPFMIGTVLAISSAVIVLKPDTEPEWPTFARLFEIGMATAVMVAYALFLKEYGFVACTAIAASYLSWRLGSGPVSALIAGLLIAVGIYVIFHLVLGLSLARGPWGF; from the coding sequence ATGAGCGACCGTATCTTCGGGGCTTTCGGCTTCCTTCTTGCCGCCTTCTACATCTGGCAGGCAACACAGATCGAGCTGAGCTTCATTTCCGACCCGTTCGGGCCAAAAGCCTTTCCATTCATGATCGGCACCGTGCTGGCGATCTCCAGCGCGGTGATCGTCCTCAAACCGGACACCGAGCCCGAATGGCCGACTTTCGCACGCCTGTTCGAGATCGGCATGGCGACCGCCGTCATGGTGGCCTATGCGCTGTTTCTCAAGGAATACGGCTTTGTCGCCTGCACGGCGATAGCAGCGAGCTATCTCTCCTGGCGCCTTGGTTCCGGCCCGGTTTCGGCCCTCATCGCCGGCCTTCTCATCGCCGTCGGAATCTACGTCATTTTCCATCTTGTCCTGGGACTGTCGCTGGCGCGCGGCCCCTGGGGCTTCTGA
- a CDS encoding ROK family protein: MKINNPRRIVGSNAERTRLHNRQVVLGLVREHQPIGRAELARFSGLSTQAVSNIIAELEEDGFLAEAGRHSSGRGLPVLQYRLNGDGAAALGIEVRPDAMFGALVNLAGETLYTTRVALPHNDPKTVLSIAQSILSEALKASCGSGQRLLGAGVVMPGPFGNVGISGAGQSALHGWSDVDAAALFEEALDMAVVVENDATAAAVAERVRGIAGGLRTFCFLYFGAGLGLGVVEDGEVRRGAFGNAGEIGHVIVTPDGRQCACGNRGCLETYASRIAAREQLAKAGIAIASVSDIERLYEANDPHLMAWINEAAGPLSQAIGLIENLFDPETVILGGAMPDAVLDHLISALYLPAGSVAASDRRATPRVQRGACGRLTAALGGAALVIHDTITPRIAAKT; the protein is encoded by the coding sequence ATGAAGATCAACAATCCCCGTCGCATCGTCGGTTCCAATGCCGAGCGCACGCGTCTGCATAACCGGCAGGTGGTGCTGGGGCTTGTGCGTGAGCACCAGCCGATCGGCCGCGCGGAGCTTGCTCGGTTCTCCGGGCTTTCCACGCAGGCGGTCAGCAACATCATCGCGGAGCTGGAGGAGGATGGATTTCTGGCGGAAGCCGGCCGACATTCGTCGGGCAGGGGGCTGCCGGTCCTTCAATACCGTCTCAACGGTGATGGCGCGGCCGCACTGGGCATCGAGGTGCGGCCCGACGCCATGTTCGGCGCGCTGGTCAATCTTGCCGGTGAAACGCTCTACACCACACGCGTCGCGCTGCCGCACAACGATCCGAAAACCGTCCTGTCGATCGCCCAGTCGATCCTGAGCGAGGCACTCAAGGCAAGCTGCGGCTCTGGCCAGCGGCTGCTTGGCGCCGGTGTCGTGATGCCGGGGCCATTCGGCAATGTGGGCATATCGGGTGCGGGACAGTCCGCGCTGCATGGCTGGAGCGATGTGGATGCGGCAGCGCTTTTCGAGGAAGCGCTCGACATGGCCGTGGTGGTGGAGAATGACGCCACGGCGGCAGCGGTGGCCGAGCGCGTGCGCGGCATCGCTGGCGGACTTCGCACCTTCTGCTTTCTCTATTTCGGAGCGGGCCTGGGGCTCGGCGTGGTCGAGGATGGCGAGGTGCGGCGCGGTGCGTTCGGCAATGCAGGCGAGATCGGCCATGTGATCGTCACGCCCGACGGTCGTCAATGTGCCTGTGGGAACCGGGGATGCCTTGAAACCTATGCCAGCCGGATCGCGGCGCGGGAGCAGCTGGCAAAGGCCGGCATCGCCATTGCGAGCGTTTCTGATATCGAGCGGCTTTATGAGGCGAACGACCCGCATTTGATGGCGTGGATCAACGAGGCTGCCGGACCGCTTTCACAGGCGATCGGACTGATCGAAAACCTGTTCGATCCCGAAACCGTGATTTTGGGCGGTGCCATGCCCGATGCGGTGCTCGATCATCTGATTTCCGCGCTCTACCTGCCGGCCGGGTCGGTGGCTGCCAGCGACCGGCGCGCCACACCACGTGTCCAGCGCGGCGCCTGCGGGCGTCTCACCGCCGCTCTAGGCGGGGCAGCACTCGTCATCCACGACACCATCACACCGCGCATTGCCGCGAAAACTTGA
- a CDS encoding Bug family tripartite tricarboxylate transporter substrate binding protein, translating into MKNLLGLAAAFTLASSLSAFAFEPNNTECIAPANPGGGWDFTCRQVGKTMQDLELVPGTMQVTNIAGGGGGVAFAEVVGKRNSENNLIVAASSATATRLAQGAFPGNTMDQVRWVGAVGADYGVIAVAKDSPINTLPELMEKIKTDPGSVSVAGGSAVGGWDHLKVLIAASEAGIEDVRQVKYVAFDGGGEAVTQLLAGSVQAFTGDASEAKGFVDSGDIKVIAVMAPERLEGDFASFPTAKEQGIDVIGANWRGFYAPGDMSDEAYAYWVDAVSKVYASDEWKEVMAQNGLAPLDLQGDEFQAFVKESIDSITDLSKKIGILK; encoded by the coding sequence ATGAAAAACTTGCTCGGCCTCGCGGCCGCTTTCACGCTCGCATCCAGCCTTTCGGCCTTTGCGTTCGAGCCCAACAATACCGAATGCATTGCGCCCGCAAATCCCGGTGGAGGCTGGGACTTCACCTGCCGTCAGGTGGGCAAGACGATGCAGGACCTTGAGCTGGTGCCCGGTACGATGCAGGTCACCAACATCGCCGGTGGCGGTGGTGGCGTCGCCTTTGCCGAAGTGGTGGGAAAGCGCAATTCGGAAAACAACCTTATCGTGGCAGCGTCTTCGGCAACCGCCACGCGCCTTGCACAGGGTGCCTTCCCCGGCAACACCATGGACCAGGTGCGCTGGGTCGGCGCTGTGGGAGCAGATTACGGGGTCATCGCGGTTGCCAAGGATTCCCCCATCAACACGCTTCCTGAACTGATGGAGAAGATCAAGACCGACCCGGGCTCCGTGTCGGTGGCCGGCGGATCGGCCGTGGGCGGCTGGGATCACCTCAAGGTGCTGATCGCCGCTTCCGAGGCAGGCATCGAGGATGTGCGCCAGGTTAAATATGTGGCGTTTGATGGTGGTGGCGAAGCCGTAACGCAGCTTCTTGCCGGCTCCGTACAGGCCTTTACAGGTGATGCTTCGGAGGCCAAGGGGTTTGTCGATTCCGGTGACATCAAGGTCATCGCGGTGATGGCTCCCGAGCGTCTTGAAGGTGATTTTGCCTCGTTCCCGACGGCCAAGGAACAGGGGATAGACGTGATCGGCGCCAACTGGCGTGGTTTCTATGCTCCCGGCGACATGTCGGATGAAGCCTACGCCTACTGGGTCGATGCCGTCAGCAAGGTCTACGCTTCCGACGAATGGAAGGAAGTGATGGCCCAGAACGGCCTTGCGCCGCTCGATCTTCAGGGTGACGAATTTCAGGCCTTCGTGAAGGAGTCCATCGATTCCATCACCGATCTGTCGAAAAAGATCGGAATTCTGAAGTAA
- a CDS encoding carbohydrate ABC transporter permease encodes MASQDIAVKPSTDALFSGSSRNSRRNMGQFIRWALLFGGGILMIMPIVFMVSTSLKFPFEVYNLNLIPEEPTIENYTYVLEDGRFYRWFVNSLVISIVTTASAVFFDALVGYALCKFKFPGRYLVFIAILSTLMIPTEMLVIPWYLMSKSFGWLDTYWGIMFPGVMTAFGTFLMKQFFETVPDDFLEAARIDGLNEFQIWWQVAMPLVRPALAALAIFVFLGNWTAFIWPLIVTNSVEMYTLPVGLSSFGDEVDVAWELIMTGAAISTLPTLVVFLIFQRFIIRGVVMAGLKG; translated from the coding sequence ATGGCCAGTCAGGACATCGCCGTAAAGCCTTCCACCGACGCGCTTTTCTCCGGATCCTCGCGCAACTCCCGGCGCAATATGGGACAGTTCATCCGCTGGGCGCTCCTGTTCGGCGGCGGCATTCTCATGATCATGCCCATCGTGTTCATGGTCTCGACCTCGCTGAAATTCCCCTTCGAGGTCTACAATCTGAACCTGATCCCCGAAGAGCCGACCATCGAGAACTACACCTATGTGCTCGAAGACGGACGCTTCTATCGCTGGTTCGTCAACTCGCTGGTGATCTCCATCGTCACCACCGCATCCGCCGTCTTTTTCGACGCGCTGGTGGGGTATGCGCTGTGCAAGTTCAAATTCCCCGGCCGCTATCTGGTCTTCATCGCCATTCTCTCGACATTGATGATCCCGACCGAGATGCTGGTCATCCCGTGGTATCTCATGAGCAAGAGCTTTGGCTGGCTCGACACCTATTGGGGCATCATGTTCCCCGGTGTCATGACCGCCTTCGGCACCTTCCTCATGAAGCAGTTCTTCGAAACTGTTCCCGACGATTTCCTGGAAGCTGCACGCATCGACGGGCTGAACGAGTTCCAGATCTGGTGGCAGGTGGCCATGCCGCTCGTGCGCCCGGCGCTCGCCGCCCTCGCGATCTTCGTCTTTCTCGGCAACTGGACCGCCTTCATCTGGCCGCTGATCGTCACCAATTCGGTGGAGATGTACACGCTGCCTGTGGGGCTCTCGAGCTTCGGCGACGAGGTGGACGTGGCCTGGGAACTGATCATGACGGGTGCGGCCATTTCCACACTGCCCACACTGGTCGTCTTCCTCATCTTCCAGCGCTTCATCATCCGCGGCGTTGTCATGGCCGGCCTCAAGGGATAA
- a CDS encoding ABC transporter ATP-binding protein, with the protein MATLSLRNLVKSYGKVEVLHGINLDVADGEFVVFVGPSGCGKSTTLRMIAGLEEISGGEIHIGERLVNNLEPKERDIAMVFQNYAIYPHMSVRKNIGFGLRTSRLSKEAKDKRIDEVAAILGMTDLLERRPNQLSGGQRQRVAIGRAMVRDPAVFLFDEPLSNLDAQLRTQMRLEIKKLHQRVGNTIIFVTHDQVEAMTMADRIVIMKDGYIQQVGTPLEVYHKPANTFVAQFIGAPSMNMLPGNWAGKGVKLGDGLGIDLPERSASEGADVILGIRPDDLVVTGGKGLFSGTVNIVEPLGADTLVYVGVNGHEVIAKASGRKPPKAGEPVKLTAKSGEMHLFDAKSGEALP; encoded by the coding sequence TTGGCCACCTTGTCCCTACGCAATCTCGTCAAATCCTACGGCAAGGTCGAGGTGCTTCACGGCATCAATCTCGACGTGGCCGATGGTGAATTCGTCGTCTTTGTCGGCCCGTCCGGCTGCGGCAAATCCACGACACTGCGCATGATCGCCGGCCTTGAGGAGATCAGCGGAGGCGAAATCCACATCGGCGAGCGCCTCGTCAACAATCTGGAGCCCAAGGAGCGCGACATCGCCATGGTGTTCCAGAACTATGCGATCTATCCGCATATGTCGGTGCGCAAGAACATTGGCTTTGGCCTGCGCACGTCCAGGCTTTCAAAAGAAGCCAAGGACAAGCGCATCGACGAGGTGGCCGCCATTCTCGGCATGACCGATCTTCTGGAGCGCCGGCCAAACCAGCTCTCGGGCGGGCAGCGGCAGCGCGTCGCCATCGGCCGTGCCATGGTGCGCGATCCCGCCGTCTTCCTGTTCGACGAGCCGCTCTCCAATCTCGATGCCCAACTGCGCACCCAGATGCGCCTTGAAATCAAGAAGCTGCACCAACGCGTTGGAAACACGATCATTTTCGTGACGCACGACCAGGTCGAAGCCATGACCATGGCCGACCGGATCGTCATCATGAAGGATGGCTATATCCAGCAGGTCGGCACGCCGCTTGAGGTCTACCACAAGCCGGCAAACACCTTCGTCGCCCAGTTCATCGGCGCCCCATCCATGAACATGCTGCCGGGCAACTGGGCCGGAAAGGGCGTGAAACTCGGCGACGGGCTCGGCATCGATCTGCCCGAACGCAGCGCCTCGGAAGGGGCGGACGTGATCCTCGGCATCCGTCCCGACGACCTTGTCGTGACCGGTGGCAAGGGGCTTTTCTCCGGCACCGTCAACATTGTCGAACCGCTCGGCGCGGACACGCTGGTCTATGTCGGCGTCAACGGTCATGAAGTGATCGCAAAGGCTTCCGGCCGCAAGCCACCAAAGGCCGGCGAACCGGTGAAACTCACGGCGAAGTCCGGCGAAATGCACCTGTTTGACGCGAAATCCGGGGAGGCGCTGCCGTGA